Genomic DNA from Triticum dicoccoides isolate Atlit2015 ecotype Zavitan chromosome 4B, WEW_v2.0, whole genome shotgun sequence:
TTTTTTATTACGTCTTGTTTTTACTCCTatattgggagttactctacgtattGCTTGACGTAAAACCAAGAGTGGATTTGTTTCTGTCTTTTGTTGAATCTTTTTCACGGCTCGATAGAGAATTTGATAAGCCAATGATTTTTTTCCGTCTTTCAGAATACGGTTAACCACCATGTTAACTAATCGATTACGAAAAATTGGATCAGATTTTGCAGTTCTTTTTTCTGCAGTACCTCGACGTGACATGAGCGTGAAAGAGGTTCAAGAATGAGAAGCTGCTTTAAAGAGGTAGGTATCTCTCAGTAGAAACATTATGGTATATCTAGCTCATTTTAATACAACTTCTGCCGGCAAAAACTTTTAGTGCTACAGCTTTTGTTGGAGCTGTTCGGCGTCAAAAAACAAACTTTTAGTGCGCGGAGGTCTTTTTGgtgtctattggagatgctctgagAATTAGCAAGACCGAACGTATATACACGTTTATATTTCCCATTTCGCTTCGGCGACGTGTGCCGATCGACCAGCGGCCGGGCCAGCGAAAACGTGCACCAACATGTGAATCTGCTTTCGATTCTGCTTTCGCGTGTCGATCGATCGGTTTCGCGCCTCAACCATACGGGACCGCGACTGAAGCCAACCTTGTTTGATAGCACGACGACGGGGAGAGGGATAGCGCCGGACAGATGAAGCCGGACGGCCAGCGGCCGCGTCGTCGCATGCAAGGCCAATTATAGATGCCCTCATTTTTGGCATGATCAATATGTGCTGCCATGGACCCATCGTCGACGATTGGCTACAGTGAAGAGATTGCACTGCATGTGTAAACCATGTTTTTTTTTACGAGATATGTATAAACCATGTTGCCTGGCCGCCTAGCTAGGGTGCACGTCAGCGCGTACGACTGTTCTCGGGACCGTCAGTTTTTGTTTGTTTCACCAGAAGAACATATTTTCCACACTTGCACGGGACGGGACAGGGTGGGTAGCATCAAGCATGGGCCGGCCGGGAAAACGATTTCGATTGTACGGCTGAATTTCTGTGGAGTGCATGGATCGTTCGTCGTACACTTCCGGTGGCGGATACTACGAAGCGAGGCGCGTGTACGTGCTGGATCTGCGTGGAAATGTCACGGTGTGTACGCGTGGCCCCGGCCGAGTAAATGAATTGACCCCGTCTTAACTTTTTATCACCACGAAAAGTAAGCCAAGCGACCGAATGTTACCGGGAGACCGGGTTTACTTTTCCCCCGGCTACACCCTTCGTGGAAGAACTGGTCAGTGAGTTCTAGACAATCATCTCTCCGTCTGCACGTCAACTTGGTCGAATCAATGGCTTGTCAACATGGCGTCTGAGCAGACAAATACAGGTTTCATTTACAGATTGCTTGGAACCAAcgcaaaaggaaaaggaaaaggggaagggaagAGCAGAGCAAGAAGAGACCAGAAAATCGTGCGTTTTCATTTCTTTGGTAGCTACTAGAAGAAATCGTACATCTCTAAATTTTACAGCTAAACTAAACAACGATGGAATGGATGTCAGGAGTAGTGGCCGCGTGTCTCAGTTCAGTGAAGCGAGCTGCTATTCCCGAGCAGGCTATTGGAGGAAGGGGAGCTCCTGTCGCTGAACCACCTCTCCTGGACGGACACAGGAGAGGACCCCGCCGCGCCCTTCTCCGTTTCCCGCGCTGCCACTGCCATCGCCGGGGCAGACGTCGACAATGCCTCGCCCCTGCCTTTGTCCGGCCCCAACGACTTGTCCGTGCCGCGCGACGGCGCCGACGAGCAGAGCGACGACGTGGTCGACATGAACGCGGCGTCGTCATTCGACGGCGCCCACCCGCTGACCTGTATCTGCTCCAGCTCGTCGGCGACCTCGGCCATGGACGGCCTGATCTCGCTGTGGAACGCCAGGCACCTGAACGCCAGCTCCGCCACCTTGTGGATGGACGTGAGGGTCCACGCGTCCCGGTGCGGGTCCAGGAAGGGGTCGACGATGTCGTCCACGCAGCCCCTGCCGATCTTCTCCACAGCGAGCTGCGCCAGGTTGACCTCGCTGGGGCCCCGGCTGAAGTCGACAACCTTCATGGCCGTGATGATCTCCACCAGCACCACGCCGAAGCTGTACACGTCGCTCTTGTCGGAGAGGTGGAAGTTCTGGTGGTACTGCGGGTCGACGTAGCCCGGGGTGCCCTGCGGCGCGGTGGAGATGTGCGACGAGTCGACGGACGTCATGCCCATCCGGGACAGCCCGAAGTCGGCCACCTTGGAGTTGTACTCGCGGTCGAGCAGGATGTTGCTGGATTTGATGTCGCGGTGGTAGATGGGCGGGTGCACCTCCGAGTGCAGGTACGCGATGGCCTTGGCGGTCTCGGCGGCCACGCGGAGGCGCACCGTCCACGGCACGGCGGGGCGGCCGCGCTCCCTCTGCAGGTGCTGCGCCAGCGTGCCGTTGGGCATGAACTCGTAGACCAGGATCTGCTGGCCCTGCTCGATGCAGCAGCCCAGGAGGCGGACCAGGTGGCGGTGGCTCACGGAGGACACCAGCTTCACCTCGTTCATGACGGAGTCCAGGCCACCGTCGGCGTTGTCGCGGTGCTTGATCCGCTTCACGGCGACGAGGCGGTTGTCGCTGAGGCGCCCCGCGTACACCGTGCCGTAGGCGCCCGTGCCGAGCCGCTGGTCCTCGGAGAAGCCGCTGGTGGCGCGCTCGATCTCGCGGTACGAGTAGAGTGGCACCGTGCAGTCCGCCTCCGACAGGAGCCGCTTCGTGCTCTGCTGCGACCGGATGGACGCGGAACGGCGCTTCAGCACGTGGCACACCACGCAGCCGATGCCCATCACCATGGCTCCAAAAATTATTCCTGCAGTACGTGCAGAAATGTCATCAAAAACCGATAAGGactgcagttttgcagaaaagttaaGAAAGCTTGTATGGACTGCAAAAATTGCAAATTATGTTAGAGCGAATGTTGGAACATTATGAAATTTCATGAGACATAAGAACGAATCCTTCCCATGATGTCTGTAGGATTTTCCTTTTGTAcaaattttccttttcttttgagaTGTCTGTAGGATTTCCGGAGAGTACTTTTTTTAGCATCTTCCAGAGAGGACCTATTTTATTCTCAAAAGAGTATTTGTCATTTTAAAAAAATTGAGGTGATTTTGCCGTTTTAAATAACCAAGGGATACTGCGCTATGTTAAAAGCCCATAAATGAACGAACAGCCCAACCTTGCTACTTTTTTGCTAGAATATAGAAGTACAGCCCAgcttcttttttttttgagaaaaagtaCAGGTCAGCTTCAGAAATCATATTAAACAGTACACATGCATGATGGCCCAAAATATTATTTACAGTCCGGAGAGACAAATGAGCCCACATAAATGGAAAGATGGTCCTTCTCAAAAAAATTTGGAAAGATGGTCCTTTCCTCGGCCTAACATGTACTCGCAACAGCGGGTCAAAAAAAAAACAGCTGGATGGAAACGGGGAATACTATTTGGTGCGCGGGTCCTCCCCTCGTGGAAACTACCCAAAccagtttttcttgttttttatttcGTTTTATCTCTTTCTCCAAAAAAAATCTACTTTAAATTTTCGTTttcctttctttttgttttttcattcCATATTCACAAACATTTTGTAAGATCTGGGAACATGTTTCAAATCTATTTTAAGAAAAGGTTGAATAGTTTTTCAAATTCAAAGTTTGTTCATCAAAATCAAAAAATGATCGTCAAGTTAAAAAAAATGATGAATTTAAAAAAAACATCATATTAAGAAATGTTGGTCAAATTCAAAATTAGTTCATTAATTTCAAAATGAACAAAAATTTCATCATCTCTTTAATTTTTACATTTTCAAAATGTTCATATCTCTTTAATTTTCttcatttttcttcttcatttttcgaACATCTTTTCtattttgtgattttttttaagTCATGAACATTCATTTAAATCACAAAAACATATTGAATTCGTCACAATTTTCTAAGTGTTCGTAAACATTTGTCAAATTCACAAATATTTTGCACTTTTTGtttcttattattatttttatttttgtggaCATTTAAAATAATCATGATCATTTTTTAATTCGCAATAATTTATTCAAAATCCTGAACATTTGTTAGAATTCCTGAACGTTTTTCAAAATCACAACCCTTTTTTGAATATGGAAACATTTTTTCAATTCCAAGACCATTTTTTTAATTCGACAACATTTGTCTAACTTGCAAATGTTTTTTGAATTTGAGGAAAAACAATAAAACTTGCAAACATTTTTTGATATTCATTTTTTTTAATATCGACCATTATTTGAAATTCAGAACTATTTTAAACCCCGAAATTTTTTATAGAAGCAAAAAAACGGAAAAtaacaaaaagaaacaaaaataacgGGGGCGCCCGCCGCTCATACGGGCTGGCCCAAATAACGGGGGGTGCGCGCTCGGTCGCTACCCAGCGACCTGTGCGCGAAATAGTAGGTCCCGTTGAAAACATGCACAAACTATGTGAGTGGGTGACATTTGTTTTGCACGATGGTAGCCACCGGTACAACTTCTCTTTTTAGTAGCTACGATAGAGCTTTTCTTTCTTATTCCAGTCTTGATCAGTTCTAAACTTTCAACCGGTGAGGTATTTCTGAGGATGGTACTGTGGCAATGCAAAAAAGCAATCTAAAAAATAATAATGCAGCTTTGATAACTTTTGCATTAGCTTATAAGATGCATGAGCAAATTACCTGCCATGATAAGACCAACGAGAACGATCTTGCCACAATCTCTTGATAGGTAATTTGAGCGATCGCACTTGGACTTGGAAACTGTAACCATTGGACACACAGGTGTAAGATTGATGAGTAGAGGGGGAAAAGGGAGTAGCAATAATATCAAGAGTTTGACTTCACACAATATTTAGCTATCTCAACATAATTTAAGCGCCAATTTGAAGAACTCCTTTAATAACCTTACATTGACATgcatgcaaaaaaaaagaatattcCAAGGCCAAGCGCCTgcgaacgagctagttaactactcATTTACTATCACTGGCAAATCTCAAATATGACGACGTTACACTTCACGCAATTTTATTTAGCGATCAAAAGTTAACTCAGGTATCAATAGATACTTGTTGGTCAACAAAGATTAATATTTTGCAAAGAAAAAGAACGGCTAATGCCAGCATCGGTCGGGTGATATTTCACCCGATTGATCTCCTCCTCCACCATCCTACTTTAAGTAGCAAATCTAGGAATGCAGATCATACCCATACGCAACATCATTGCAGCGTTTATCACCACACCCATAAAAACTCATTTGAGAATAATGCAGCATTTCAAACATGCCACAGAGCAAAAAATATATGTATACAAGCGTTGAAAATTTGCTACCATACTTGCAATTTATAAAAAGGACTAACCTAAGCAACATATGTGAACAACACATACAACAACAAAGGAACACATTTGCAACATCAAAACAAATTGTCCCTTATGAAGGTATGTGTGCAACAAACAACATATGTGCTTGTGTGCATGTCGAAACAATCTAGGCAACATAATAAAATCTCTAATTCACTAACCTCTCCCAATCGACAATGGAGACACCACCCTTCGCAGATCCTAGATCGTTGGAGCCCCGAGAGCTAAGTCACGCAATCCGGTACCCACTCCCCATACTCACAATGCCTTCCCTACGTTGGTGCTGCAAAGTTGCAGTGTGGTCATCCATGAAGTGCTGAAGGCACTCGAGTCGA
This window encodes:
- the LOC119291136 gene encoding 30S ribosomal protein S7, chloroplastic-like, which translates into the protein MSRRGTAEKRTAKSDPIFRNRLVNMVVNRILKDGKKSLAYQILYRAVKKIQQKTETNPLLVLRQAIRRVTPNIGVKTRRNKKGSTRKVSIEIGSKQGRALAIRWLLEASQKRPVRNMAFKLSSELVDAAKGSGGAIRKKEATHRMAEANRALAHFR